From Pseudoalteromonas viridis, the proteins below share one genomic window:
- the rplX gene encoding 50S ribosomal protein L24 codes for MAAKIRRDDEVIVLAGKDKGKRGKVLSVVTDTGRVFVEGINIIKKHQKPVPQLQQAGGIVEKEASIDVSNVAIFNAETGKADRVGFRFEDGKKVRFFKSTGKTI; via the coding sequence ATGGCAGCAAAAATCCGTCGTGATGACGAAGTAATCGTACTAGCCGGTAAAGACAAAGGTAAGCGCGGTAAAGTGCTTTCAGTTGTAACTGATACTGGTCGAGTATTTGTCGAAGGCATCAATATCATCAAAAAGCACCAGAAGCCTGTACCACAACTACAGCAAGCTGGCGGCATTGTTGAGAAAGAAGCGTCTATCGACGTATCTAATGTCGCGATCTTCAATGCCGAAACTGGCAAAGCTGATCGTGTAGGTTTTAGATTTGAAGACGGTAAAAAAGTCCGTTTCTTCAAGTCTACTGGTAAAACTATCTAA
- the rplN gene encoding 50S ribosomal protein L14, producing the protein MIQMQTQLDVADNSGARKVQCIKVLGGSHRRYAAVGDIIKVSVKEAIPRGKVKKGDVKNAVVVRTKKGVRRPDGSLIRFDSNAAVILNDNLQPIGTRIFGPVTRELRTEKFMKIVSLAPEVL; encoded by the coding sequence GTTGCTGATAACAGCGGCGCTCGCAAAGTGCAGTGTATTAAAGTCTTAGGTGGTTCGCACCGTCGCTACGCAGCGGTTGGCGACATCATTAAAGTTTCTGTTAAAGAAGCGATTCCTCGCGGTAAAGTGAAGAAAGGTGATGTTAAAAACGCAGTAGTTGTGCGCACCAAAAAAGGCGTTCGTCGTCCAGACGGTTCTTTGATCCGTTTCGACAGTAATGCTGCTGTTATCCTTAACGATAACCTACAGCCGATCGGAACTCGTATCTTCGGCCCTGTGACTCGTGAACTACGTACTGAGAAGTTCATGAAGATCGTTTCACTAGCACCAGAAGTACTATAA